A genomic window from Chitinispirillales bacterium includes:
- the lspA gene encoding signal peptidase II, whose amino-acid sequence MEQKSDFRKIILFVVLTIIFAAFDFASKQAVVTTMQVGDYFPIFGNTFGLYLVYNKGAIFSFDPSKYIPFIKNAHFFLFVTFIALGFLSYYIVKLDYRKQKLLFWGIIFICAGAIGNGIDRIIRPESAVVDFFMADLGFRLGPIPFDPWPIFNFADIFVNIGLGLFILDYFVSAKKREKPDCPKK is encoded by the coding sequence TTGGAGCAAAAATCGGATTTCCGTAAAATAATTTTGTTTGTCGTTTTAACGATAATTTTTGCGGCGTTTGATTTTGCAAGTAAACAGGCTGTTGTTACGACCATGCAGGTCGGCGATTATTTTCCGATTTTCGGAAATACTTTCGGGCTTTATTTGGTTTATAACAAAGGTGCGATTTTCAGTTTTGACCCGTCAAAATATATCCCGTTTATCAAAAATGCACATTTTTTCTTATTTGTTACGTTTATTGCGTTAGGATTTTTATCGTATTATATTGTAAAATTAGATTATAGAAAGCAAAAATTGCTTTTTTGGGGAATAATTTTTATTTGTGCGGGCGCGATCGGCAATGGAATTGATAGAATAATACGTCCAGAAAGTGCGGTTGTGGATTTTTTTATGGCTGACTTAGGGTTTCGTTTGGGACCTATCCCGTTTGATCCTTGGCCTATCTTTAATTTTGCCGATATTTTTGTAAATATTGGACTCGGTTTGTTTATATTGGACTATTTTGTTTCGGCGAAAAAACGGGAGAAGCCCGATTGTCCGAAAAAATAA
- a CDS encoding RluA family pseudouridine synthase has translation MSEKIIKQKISFEFVNERLDLFVSSFFEDISRSKIQSSIENGYVLVNKNIVKKSYMLRENDEIIIDEEKIYEENPRNLPVLPEEINLDIIWEDRYYIAVNKPAGLVVHPGHGQKKGTLLNGLYYYADKKFIPILAHRIDKNTSGVVIAAKNETAHEKLSKKFAEREIYKCYAGICIGKLPDFMSGIIEFPIGRDKKDPIKMAIDYQNGRYARTDYEIIHFQNGIHFTCFRLHTGRTHQIRVHCSNGGFPIICDEIYGGSKEKIKFLEQKDRNFALKIYGCFARQALHARFISFNHPFSNEKISILATFPEDFCNSFCEAGLNEEKFNIFDRENSIC, from the coding sequence TTGTCCGAAAAAATAATTAAACAGAAAATATCTTTTGAATTTGTAAACGAGCGGCTTGATTTATTCGTGTCGAGTTTTTTTGAAGATATTTCGAGAAGTAAAATTCAATCGTCTATAGAAAACGGGTATGTGCTTGTAAATAAAAATATCGTAAAAAAAAGTTATATGCTTCGTGAAAACGACGAAATTATCATAGACGAAGAGAAAATTTATGAGGAAAATCCGAGAAATTTGCCGGTTTTGCCGGAAGAAATTAATTTGGATATTATTTGGGAAGACAGATATTATATAGCCGTAAATAAACCGGCAGGGCTTGTTGTTCATCCAGGACACGGGCAAAAAAAGGGGACGCTTCTAAACGGGCTCTACTATTATGCTGATAAAAAATTTATACCGATTTTGGCGCATCGGATTGATAAGAACACAAGCGGGGTTGTTATTGCTGCAAAAAACGAAACCGCTCATGAAAAATTGAGTAAGAAATTTGCAGAACGAGAGATTTATAAATGTTATGCAGGGATTTGTATCGGAAAACTCCCTGATTTTATGAGTGGAATAATTGAATTTCCAATCGGTCGCGATAAAAAAGACCCTATAAAAATGGCTATTGATTACCAAAACGGCAGATATGCGAGAACCGACTACGAAATTATACATTTTCAAAACGGAATTCATTTCACATGTTTTCGGCTTCATACGGGACGAACACATCAAATCAGAGTTCATTGTTCAAACGGCGGATTCCCGATAATTTGTGATGAAATATACGGCGGTTCAAAAGAAAAAATTAAATTTTTGGAACAAAAAGACAGAAATTTTGCGTTAAAAATTTACGGATGTTTTGCCCGTCAGGCGCTTCATGCAAGATTTATTTCATTTAATCACCCTTTTTCAAACGAAAAAATTTCAATTTTAGCCACATTCCCTGAGGATTTCTGCAATTCTTTTTGTGAAGCGGGGTTGAACGAAGAAAAATTTAATATTTTTGATCGCGAAAATTCAATTTGTTGA